In Caretta caretta isolate rCarCar2 chromosome 4, rCarCar1.hap1, whole genome shotgun sequence, one genomic interval encodes:
- the MMAA gene encoding methylmalonic aciduria type A protein, mitochondrial isoform X2: MNTLSLLLRFPHYRFLRKISSKSFHSNFTPRSLFPYTQSFNSVCLYCTKWMLPASDLKRGMCYQATVDQQTQGLCDKEQRLVDKLYSGLIQGHRACLAEAITLVESTQSRKKEIAQVLIQKVLSYHREQEKLNKGKPLAFRVGLSGPPGAGKSTFIECFGKMLTDRGHKVSVLAVDPSSSTSGGSLLGDKTRMTELSRDMNAYIRPSPTRGTLGGVTRTTNEAILLCEGGGYDIILVETVGVGQSEFAVADMVDMFVLLLPPAGGDELQGIKRGIIEMADLVAITKADGDLVVPARRIQAEYVSAMKLLRKRSKVWRPKVMRISAKTGEGISDMWDKMTEFHDLMLTSGMFRENLHHPFSVFSTFWNKKWIFT, translated from the exons ATGAACACGTTGTCATTGCTGCTAAGATTCCCTCACTACCGTTTTCTGAGAAAGATTTCTTCCAAAAGCTTCCACTCAAATTTCACTCCTAGATCATTATTTCCATATACCCAATCTTTTAATTCAGTATGCTTGTATTGTACAAAGTGGATGTTGCCAGCAAGTGATTTGAAAAGAGGGATGTGTTATCAAGCAACCGTAGACCAACAAACACAGGGACTTTGTGACAAGGAACAGAGACTTGTAGACAAACTTTACAGTGGATTAATCCAAGGGCACAGAGCCTGCTTGGCAGAGGCCATTACCCTCGTAGAATCAACTCAGAGCAGGAAAAAGGAGATAGCCCAGGTGCTCATTCAGAAGGTATTATCCTACCACAGAGAACAAGAAAAGTTAAATAAAGGAAAACCACTAGCCTTTAGAGTGG GATTGTCTGGTCCCCCTGGTGCTGGGAAATCAACATTTATAGAATGCTTTGGGAAAATGCTTACAGACAGGGGTCACAAAGTGTCTGTGCTGGCTGTGGACCCTTCCTCTAGCACAAGTGGTG GCTCGCTCTTGGGTGATAAAACACGGATGACTGAGTTGTCAAGGGACATGAATGCTTACATCAGGCCATCTCCAACCAGGGGAACGTTAGGAGGTGTGACTAGGACCACAAATGAAGCTATTCTGCTATGTGAGGGAGGAGGCTATGACATCATTCTTGTGGAAACAGTAG GTGTGGGGCAATCTGAATTTGCAGTTGCTGACATGGTTGATATGTTTGTTTTGCTGCTACCACCAGCAGGAGGAGATGAGTTACAG GGTATTAAACGGGGTATAATTGAGATGGCAGATCTAGTTGCTATAACTAAAGCTGATGGGGATTTAGTTGTGCCTGCACGGCGGATACAAGCAGAATATGTTAGTGCTATGAAACTGCTTCGCAAGCGCTCTAAGGTTTGGAGACCAAAG GTAATGCGCATCTCTGCTAAAACTGGAGAAGGCATTTCAGATATGTGGGATAAGATGACAGAATTTCATGATCTCATGCTTACAAGTG GGATGTTCAGAGAAAATCTACATCACcccttttctgttttttccacTTTTTGGAATAAGAAATGGATCTTCACATAG
- the MMAA gene encoding methylmalonic aciduria type A protein, mitochondrial isoform X1 encodes MNTLSLLLRFPHYRFLRKISSKSFHSNFTPRSLFPYTQSFNSVCLYCTKWMLPASDLKRGMCYQATVDQQTQGLCDKEQRLVDKLYSGLIQGHRACLAEAITLVESTQSRKKEIAQVLIQKVLSYHREQEKLNKGKPLAFRVGLSGPPGAGKSTFIECFGKMLTDRGHKVSVLAVDPSSSTSGGSLLGDKTRMTELSRDMNAYIRPSPTRGTLGGVTRTTNEAILLCEGGGYDIILVETVGVGQSEFAVADMVDMFVLLLPPAGGDELQGIKRGIIEMADLVAITKADGDLVVPARRIQAEYVSAMKLLRKRSKVWRPKVMRISAKTGEGISDMWDKMTEFHDLMLTSGELTTKRQKQQKVWMWNLIQENMLDHFRSHLAVRDKIPLLEEKVLSGVLAPGLAADLLLKAFKDRP; translated from the exons ATGAACACGTTGTCATTGCTGCTAAGATTCCCTCACTACCGTTTTCTGAGAAAGATTTCTTCCAAAAGCTTCCACTCAAATTTCACTCCTAGATCATTATTTCCATATACCCAATCTTTTAATTCAGTATGCTTGTATTGTACAAAGTGGATGTTGCCAGCAAGTGATTTGAAAAGAGGGATGTGTTATCAAGCAACCGTAGACCAACAAACACAGGGACTTTGTGACAAGGAACAGAGACTTGTAGACAAACTTTACAGTGGATTAATCCAAGGGCACAGAGCCTGCTTGGCAGAGGCCATTACCCTCGTAGAATCAACTCAGAGCAGGAAAAAGGAGATAGCCCAGGTGCTCATTCAGAAGGTATTATCCTACCACAGAGAACAAGAAAAGTTAAATAAAGGAAAACCACTAGCCTTTAGAGTGG GATTGTCTGGTCCCCCTGGTGCTGGGAAATCAACATTTATAGAATGCTTTGGGAAAATGCTTACAGACAGGGGTCACAAAGTGTCTGTGCTGGCTGTGGACCCTTCCTCTAGCACAAGTGGTG GCTCGCTCTTGGGTGATAAAACACGGATGACTGAGTTGTCAAGGGACATGAATGCTTACATCAGGCCATCTCCAACCAGGGGAACGTTAGGAGGTGTGACTAGGACCACAAATGAAGCTATTCTGCTATGTGAGGGAGGAGGCTATGACATCATTCTTGTGGAAACAGTAG GTGTGGGGCAATCTGAATTTGCAGTTGCTGACATGGTTGATATGTTTGTTTTGCTGCTACCACCAGCAGGAGGAGATGAGTTACAG GGTATTAAACGGGGTATAATTGAGATGGCAGATCTAGTTGCTATAACTAAAGCTGATGGGGATTTAGTTGTGCCTGCACGGCGGATACAAGCAGAATATGTTAGTGCTATGAAACTGCTTCGCAAGCGCTCTAAGGTTTGGAGACCAAAG GTAATGCGCATCTCTGCTAAAACTGGAGAAGGCATTTCAGATATGTGGGATAAGATGACAGAATTTCATGATCTCATGCTTACAAGTGGTGAGTTGACCACGAAACGACAGAAACAGCAGAAAGTGTGGATGTGGAATCTAATCCAAGAAAATATGCTGGACCATTTTCGGAGTCATTTAGCAGTGAGGGATAAAATTCCACTTTTAGAAGAAAAGGTTCTCAGTGGTGTCTTAGCTCCAGGGCTGGCAGCAGACCTATTGCTGAAAGCATTCAAAGACAGACCTTAA